A section of the Methanocaldococcus sp. FS406-22 genome encodes:
- a CDS encoding flagellin — protein sequence MKVLEFLKGKRGAMGIGTLIIFIAMVLVAAVAAAVLINTSGFLQQKAMATGKESTEQVASGLMCLGVTGHYDGANGIDKLAIYVTPNAGSAPIDLKNAKLFLIYDGESHVLNYSTVTTDTLGATDLFNSTAISAWSSADGSSYVVGVIQDADGSLSNGVINKGDIAVLLVNASAVFGKPIPTRAEVSGQFQPEFGAPAVIQFTTPAAYTQTIVELQ from the coding sequence ATGAAAGTTCTTGAATTTCTAAAGGGTAAGAGAGGGGCTATGGGTATAGGAACCTTGATAATCTTCATAGCCATGGTCTTAGTTGCTGCAGTAGCAGCAGCCGTCTTAATCAACACAAGTGGATTCCTCCAACAAAAAGCAATGGCTACAGGTAAAGAAAGCACCGAACAAGTCGCAAGTGGACTAATGTGTTTGGGAGTTACAGGACACTATGATGGAGCTAACGGAATTGATAAACTTGCAATTTATGTAACTCCAAATGCAGGAAGTGCTCCAATTGATTTAAAGAATGCTAAGTTGTTCTTAATTTATGACGGAGAGTCACATGTTTTAAACTACAGCACAGTTACAACTGACACATTAGGAGCTACTGACTTATTCAACTCAACAGCAATATCTGCATGGAGTTCAGCAGATGGTTCTTCATATGTTGTGGGGGTTATCCAAGATGCTGACGGTTCATTATCAAATGGAGTTATTAACAAAGGAGATATTGCTGTCTTATTAGTTAATGCAAGTGCAGTATTTGGCAAACCAATACCAACCAGAGCAGAAGTTTCAGGACAGTTCCAGCCAGAATTTGGTGCTCCAGCAGTTATCCAATTCACAACACCAGCTGCATACACACAAACTATAGTTGAACTACAGTAA
- a CDS encoding Sjogren's syndrome/scleroderma autoantigen 1 family protein: MKNDEIIKTLSSELLKGAKMLSTHCSKCGCPLFEKDGKIYCPVCEKLKNKEVTEKIEKGIESKADIKKAEANEMLNLDEVLADKINYLVMKLKEETEISRIKEIAEAIYILIKIRKKIG, translated from the coding sequence ATGAAAAATGATGAAATAATAAAAACCCTATCCAGTGAATTGCTAAAAGGGGCAAAAATGTTATCAACTCATTGCTCAAAGTGTGGATGCCCATTATTTGAAAAGGATGGAAAGATATATTGCCCTGTCTGTGAAAAACTTAAAAATAAAGAGGTAACTGAAAAAATTGAAAAAGGGATTGAAAGTAAGGCAGATATAAAAAAGGCTGAGGCTAATGAAATGTTAAATTTAGATGAAGTATTGGCGGATAAAATAAACTATTTAGTAATGAAACTAAAAGAAGAAACTGAAATTAGCAGAATCAAAGAAATAGCAGAAGCTATTTATATATTAATCAAAATCAGAAAGAAAATTGGATAA
- a CDS encoding MBL fold metallo-hydrolase yields the protein MILKLNGYGYSSNSYLIIGKKNILIDPGTPGTFNMLMEEIERSGIKNIDLIINTHCHYDHTSADYLIEEHFNCPTVIEDKEVKHLKEGDKVTVSSLFGAKLNPPKEIIPLSEIEEELKSYGLEVIRTPGHTYGSISIIYENGLITGDTIFAYGVGRWDLPTGNVVELRNSINMLERIANERGIDVIYPGHGEIGDRMAFSYAKLFL from the coding sequence ATGATTCTAAAACTTAATGGATATGGTTATAGCTCAAACTCCTATCTGATAATTGGAAAAAAGAACATACTTATAGACCCTGGAACTCCTGGAACTTTTAATATGCTAATGGAAGAAATAGAAAGAAGTGGGATAAAAAATATTGATTTAATAATAAATACTCACTGCCATTACGACCACACATCTGCAGATTACTTGATTGAGGAGCATTTCAACTGCCCAACAGTAATTGAGGATAAGGAGGTTAAACATTTAAAAGAAGGAGATAAAGTAACTGTATCCTCCCTATTTGGAGCTAAGCTAAATCCTCCAAAGGAGATAATCCCACTATCAGAAATTGAGGAAGAGCTAAAAAGCTATGGTTTGGAAGTTATAAGAACTCCAGGACATACCTACGGCTCTATATCAATAATCTATGAAAATGGCTTAATAACTGGAGATACAATCTTTGCGTATGGAGTGGGGAGATGGGATTTACCTACTGGAAATGTTGTTGAGCTAAGAAATTCTATAAATATGTTGGAGAGAATAGCTAATGAAAGAGGCATAGATGTTATATATCCTGGACATGGGGAGATTGGAGATAGAATGGCATTTAGCTATGCAAAATTATTTTTGTAG
- the cofC gene encoding 2-phospho-L-lactate guanylyltransferase, whose translation MKVLIPVSPINSLKTRLSEFLSSEERKNLLLNMLRDINKALEGLDVVIISRDEEILEFGKNELKAETIKEKYKGLNKAIKQAFEEIEDDEVIIIPADIPLIKKRHIEDILKLSKDYDVIIAPSRGGGTNLLYLKSKNLIEIKYEGFSFLKHLEEAKKKNLRYYIYDSFLISVDINTPEDLGEIFIHGDSTYTKNYLKGLGIEVESKHSSAGRFVVKRGGDNEVSNPM comes from the coding sequence ATGAAAGTGCTAATCCCAGTATCACCAATAAACTCACTAAAAACCAGATTATCAGAGTTTTTAAGTAGTGAGGAGAGGAAGAATTTGTTATTGAACATGCTTAGGGATATTAATAAAGCTTTAGAGGGCTTAGATGTTGTTATAATTAGCAGAGATGAGGAGATACTAGAGTTTGGTAAAAATGAATTAAAGGCAGAGACTATTAAAGAAAAATATAAAGGATTAAACAAGGCAATAAAGCAAGCATTTGAGGAGATTGAAGATGATGAAGTTATAATAATCCCAGCAGACATCCCTTTAATTAAAAAGAGGCATATTGAAGATATTTTAAAGCTCTCTAAGGATTATGATGTGATTATAGCCCCTTCAAGAGGAGGAGGGACTAACTTATTATATTTAAAATCAAAAAACTTAATTGAGATAAAATATGAGGGTTTTAGCTTTTTAAAGCACTTGGAGGAGGCAAAGAAGAAGAATTTGAGATATTATATTTATGATTCTTTTTTAATTTCTGTTGATATTAATACACCAGAGGATTTGGGAGAGATATTTATCCATGGAGACAGCACTTACACAAAAAATTATCTAAAAGGTCTTGGCATTGAGGTTGAGTCAAAGCACTCATCAGCTGGAAGATTTGTAGTTAAAAGAGGGGGAGATAATGAGGTATCTAACCCTATGTAG
- a CDS encoding molybdopterin biosynthesis protein — protein MRYLTLCSIEEAKSIVDEHIEKLKNKIEDVDLFNAIGRILAEDVFSEIDVPPYDRAKMDGYAVKAEDTYDAEEDNPIELKVIGSLKAGEIKDLKINNGECIEIATGAIIPKGANAVVMVEYTERDNGKVKIYKPVPPMENIQFTGSDIMAGELVLRKDTRLTPRDIGVLAAIGRYKVKVYKKLKFGIISTGNEIISPEKPLEFGKIYDINTYTLASYIKNLGYDFEFFGIAKDDKDDLKEKIKKALKCDVILLSGGTSAGVGDLTETAIKELGGEILVHGIKIKPGKPTIIGKIGDKLIVGLPGYPTSCLTIFDVLFGDEKNVVKAKFPVRYISAKGRVEYLPVILVKYKNGYSAYPITKGSGAITSLSEADGYIIIEENKEILENEEVEVHLFGDIKVGLNIIGSHCIGVDIILKEAKLLAKTINVGSLGGLLAIKRGEADIAGVHLLDEKTGIYNIPFLERYKVKDAVLIRGYIREQGFMFRKEHGFKSIEEIIENIYNLELINRNKGSGTRILFDKFLKDNNLNPNKIKGYNIEAKTHSAVATAIAMKKADIGLGIKTVAEQYGLEFIPLANEHYDFLIRKERFNDEDVQKFIKGLKTAKLPFKKPDNCGEIIWEG, from the coding sequence ATGAGGTATCTAACCCTATGTAGCATAGAGGAGGCAAAATCTATAGTTGATGAACATATAGAAAAACTAAAAAACAAAATTGAAGATGTTGATTTATTCAATGCCATTGGAAGGATTTTAGCTGAAGATGTTTTTTCAGAGATAGATGTCCCTCCCTACGATAGGGCAAAGATGGATGGTTATGCAGTTAAAGCAGAAGACACTTACGATGCAGAGGAAGATAATCCTATAGAGCTAAAGGTTATTGGTTCTCTAAAGGCAGGGGAGATTAAAGATTTAAAAATAAATAATGGGGAGTGTATAGAGATAGCCACTGGAGCAATAATACCAAAAGGGGCTAATGCTGTTGTTATGGTTGAATACACTGAAAGAGACAATGGCAAAGTTAAGATATACAAACCAGTTCCACCAATGGAAAATATCCAATTTACTGGCTCTGATATAATGGCTGGAGAGCTTGTTTTAAGAAAAGATACCAGATTAACACCAAGGGACATAGGGGTTTTAGCTGCTATTGGAAGATATAAAGTTAAAGTTTATAAAAAACTAAAATTTGGGATAATATCCACTGGAAATGAAATTATAAGCCCAGAAAAGCCATTAGAGTTTGGAAAAATCTATGATATAAATACCTATACCTTAGCATCATATATAAAAAATCTTGGCTATGATTTTGAATTCTTTGGAATTGCTAAGGACGATAAAGATGATTTAAAAGAAAAGATTAAAAAAGCTTTAAAATGCGATGTAATCCTATTGAGTGGTGGAACTTCTGCCGGTGTTGGGGACTTAACTGAAACAGCAATAAAAGAGCTTGGTGGAGAGATTTTAGTCCATGGAATAAAGATAAAGCCAGGAAAACCAACAATAATTGGAAAAATTGGAGATAAGTTAATTGTTGGACTACCGGGATATCCAACTTCATGTTTAACGATATTTGATGTCCTATTTGGTGATGAGAAGAACGTTGTAAAGGCAAAATTCCCAGTGAGATATATATCAGCAAAGGGGAGAGTTGAATATCTACCAGTTATATTAGTTAAATATAAAAATGGCTATTCTGCCTATCCAATAACTAAGGGAAGTGGAGCTATAACATCTTTATCAGAGGCAGATGGATACATCATTATAGAGGAAAATAAGGAGATTTTGGAGAATGAAGAAGTTGAAGTTCATCTATTTGGAGATATTAAAGTTGGATTAAATATTATTGGCAGTCATTGTATTGGGGTGGATATAATCTTAAAAGAGGCAAAATTATTGGCAAAGACAATAAACGTTGGTTCTTTGGGTGGTTTGTTAGCAATAAAAAGAGGAGAGGCAGATATAGCTGGAGTTCATCTATTGGATGAAAAAACTGGTATCTACAATATCCCATTCTTAGAGAGGTATAAAGTTAAAGATGCAGTATTAATTAGAGGCTACATTAGAGAGCAAGGATTTATGTTTAGAAAAGAGCATGGCTTTAAATCTATAGAGGAGATTATAGAGAATATTTATAATTTAGAGCTTATAAATAGAAATAAAGGTTCTGGGACAAGGATACTGTTTGATAAGTTTTTAAAGGATAACAACCTTAATCCAAATAAAATTAAAGGTTACAACATAGAGGCAAAAACACATTCAGCAGTAGCAACAGCCATAGCTATGAAGAAGGCAGATATTGGCTTAGGGATAAAGACAGTTGCAGAGCAATATGGTTTAGAGTTTATTCCATTAGCTAATGAGCATTATGACTTCTTAATTAGGAAGGAAAGATTTAACGATGAGGATGTTCAAAAATTCATTAAAGGTTTAAAAACTGCCAAACTACCATTCAAAAAACCAGATAATTGTGGAGAGATTATTTGGGAAGGGTAA
- a CDS encoding DNA polymerase domain-containing protein, protein MGKIKIDALIDNTYKTIDDKAIIYLYLINSILKDRDFKPYFYVELNKDKVEDEDIEIIKDFLLKNDLLKFVENIEVVKRIILRHEKEIIKIIATHPQKVPKLREIKKCPIVKEIYEHDIPFAKRYLIDNEIVPMTYWDFENKKPVSIEIPKLKAVAFDMEVYNRDTEPNPERDPILMASFWDENGGKVITYKQFNHPNIEVVENEKMLIKRIIETLKQYDIIYTYNGDNFDFPYLKARAKLYGIDINLGKDGEELKIKRGGMEYRSYIPGRVHIDLYPISRRLLKLTKYTLEDVVYNLFSIEKLKIPHTKIVEYWANNDEILIEYSLQDAKYTYKIGTYFFPLEVMFSRIVNQTLFEITRMTSGQMVEYLLMKNAFKENMIVPNKPDEKEYKMRVSTTYEGGYVKEPEKGMFEDIISMDFRCHPKGTKVVVKGRGIVNIEEVKEGDCILGIDGWQRVKKVWEYDYEGELINVNGLKCTPNHKIPLKYDYLIRDIYAKSLLNKFKGEGKLIRCKDFELIGNYEKYINDIDEDFILKSELIGILLAEGHLLRKDIEYFDSSRGKKRISHQYRVEITVNEDEKDFIERIKYIFKKLFNYELYEKRRKNSKAITLGCAKKDIYLEIEEIMKNKEKYLPNAILRGFFEGDGYVNTVRKTIVVNQGTNNYEKIKFIASLLDKLGIRYSFYEYNYEERGKKLKRYIIEIFSRGDLIKYSVLVGFISKRKTDLLNEIIRQKTLYKLGDYGFYDLDDVCVSVEHYKGKVYDLTLEGRPYYFANGILTHNSLYPSIIISYNISPDTLDCECCKDISEKILGHWFCKKKEGLIPKTLRNLIERRINIKRRMKEMVKIGEINEEYNLLDYEQKSLKILANSILPDEYLTVIEEDGVKIIKIGDYIDDLMRKHKDKIKYDGLSEILEVDNLKTYSFNRKTKKCSINRVKALIRHPYSGKAYKIKLRSGRTIKVTEDHSLFKFEKGRPVCVRGDEIQPGDLIVVPRKLKFVNKKDVIINIPKRLVDADEEELKDLTITKHKDKEFLVRLRKTLEDIKNNKLKIIFDDCISYLENLGLIDYSIIKKINKIDIKILDEEKFDAYKKYIDTFVEYGTFRKDRCNIQYIRIKDYIPNIPDKEFEDCEIGAYSGKINALLKLDEKLAKFLGYFVTRGRLKKLKIKGETVYEISVYKSLPEYQKEIAEVFKEAFGAGSIAKDKVTMDNKIIYLVLKYIFKCGNRDKKHIPEEIFLANENIIKSFLEGFLKAKKNSHKGTTTFMAKDEKYLHQLILLFSLVGIPTRFTPVKNKGYKLTLNPNYTIVEDLMLDEVKEVEAFDYTGYVYDLSVEKYENFLINNIYAHNSSVSEIDNIRELYNLLDYEQKSLKILANSILPNQWMPIVEDNDIKFVKIDNYINQLMDRNKYKIKFDGNSEILEVDNLKAFSFNRQSKKCEIKRVKALIRHKYSGKAYKIKLRSGREIEVTMGHSLFKYENGKIVEVKGEDVKVDDLIVVPKSIVAIEEDITINIPKVLAKLDDDSLILEIPKEKRNEIKKKISTIKDKSLRKFYELILKHSKYTKNGNYIIKLSKVKDIIDYIPDKEFINFKIGTRGGKRINAIIKLDEDVAKFLGYYVSEGYARCSKNQKNGYSYEIYIANHDKDILKDMERVTTKIFDKCKVCKDRVRVMSKIAYLFVNYVVPCGIKAENKQIPEIIFKAKKSIKLAFLEGYFIGDGDIHPSKRLRLSTKSEKLAYQLMFLLNSLGISAVKIGFDSGVYRVYINEDLPFITTNRKRNKYYSNVIPKEILEYIFNKKFQNNMSIDKFKEFIKDKDINGFEWLLNGDITFDRVKEIEEFDYNGYVYDLSVEDNENFLINNIYAHNSVYGYLAFPRARFYSRECAEVVTYLGRKYILETVKEAEKFGFKVLYVDTDGFYAIWKEKISKEELIKKAMEFVEYINSKLPGTMELEFEGYFKRGIFVTKKRYALIDESGRVTVKGLEFVRRDWSNIAKITQRKVLEALLVEGSIEKAKKIIQDVIKDLREKKIKKEDLIIYTQLTKDPKEYKTTAPHVEIAKKLMREGKRIKVGDIIGYIIVKGTKSISERAKLPEEVDIEDVDVNYYIDNQILPPVLRIMEAVGVSKNELKKEGAQLTLDKFFN, encoded by the coding sequence ATGGGAAAAATAAAAATCGATGCCTTAATAGACAACACATATAAAACTATTGATGATAAGGCAATTATCTACCTCTATCTAATTAACTCTATTTTAAAAGATAGGGATTTTAAACCATATTTTTATGTAGAATTAAACAAAGACAAGGTTGAAGATGAAGATATTGAGATAATAAAAGACTTCCTTTTAAAAAATGATTTATTAAAGTTTGTTGAAAATATTGAGGTTGTTAAAAGAATAATTCTTAGGCATGAAAAAGAAATTATTAAAATCATTGCCACACATCCACAAAAAGTCCCAAAGCTTAGAGAAATCAAAAAATGCCCAATTGTCAAAGAGATTTATGAGCATGACATTCCATTTGCCAAAAGATATTTGATAGACAATGAAATAGTCCCAATGACATACTGGGACTTTGAAAATAAAAAACCAGTTAGTATAGAAATTCCAAAATTAAAGGCAGTTGCTTTTGATATGGAAGTTTATAATAGAGATACAGAGCCAAATCCAGAGAGAGACCCTATTTTAATGGCAAGCTTCTGGGATGAAAATGGGGGAAAGGTTATAACCTACAAACAATTCAATCATCCAAATATAGAGGTTGTTGAAAATGAAAAGATGTTAATTAAAAGAATCATTGAAACTTTAAAGCAGTATGATATCATCTACACGTACAACGGAGATAACTTTGATTTCCCATATTTAAAGGCAAGGGCTAAGCTTTATGGAATAGATATCAATTTGGGAAAAGATGGAGAGGAGTTAAAGATAAAAAGAGGAGGAATGGAGTATAGGAGCTACATTCCGGGGAGGGTGCATATAGATTTATACCCAATATCAAGAAGATTGCTAAAACTAACAAAATACACCTTAGAGGACGTTGTTTATAACTTATTTAGCATTGAGAAGCTAAAAATTCCTCATACAAAGATTGTAGAGTATTGGGCAAATAACGATGAAATATTAATTGAATATTCATTGCAAGATGCAAAATACACATACAAAATAGGGACTTACTTCTTTCCATTGGAGGTTATGTTCTCAAGGATTGTTAATCAAACCCTATTTGAGATTACAAGGATGACATCTGGACAGATGGTTGAATATCTCTTAATGAAAAATGCATTCAAAGAAAATATGATTGTTCCAAACAAACCAGATGAAAAAGAGTATAAAATGAGAGTATCAACCACTTATGAAGGAGGATATGTTAAAGAACCAGAAAAGGGGATGTTTGAGGACATAATTAGCATGGACTTCAGATGCCATCCAAAAGGAACAAAGGTTGTTGTTAAAGGAAGAGGCATAGTTAATATTGAGGAGGTTAAGGAAGGAGATTGTATATTGGGCATTGATGGTTGGCAGAGAGTAAAGAAGGTTTGGGAGTATGATTATGAGGGAGAGCTAATTAATGTGAATGGGTTAAAATGCACTCCAAACCATAAAATCCCATTGAAATATGACTATTTAATAAGAGACATATACGCAAAATCTCTATTAAATAAATTCAAAGGAGAGGGGAAACTAATCAGATGTAAGGACTTTGAACTCATTGGAAACTATGAAAAATATATTAATGACATAGATGAGGACTTTATCTTAAAAAGTGAGCTTATTGGCATTTTATTGGCAGAAGGACATTTATTAAGGAAAGATATTGAATACTTCGATTCTTCAAGAGGAAAAAAAAGAATCTCCCACCAATATAGAGTTGAAATTACTGTTAATGAAGATGAAAAAGACTTTATTGAGAGAATAAAATACATATTTAAAAAACTGTTCAATTATGAATTGTATGAAAAGAGAAGAAAGAACTCAAAGGCAATAACACTTGGTTGTGCTAAAAAAGATATTTACTTGGAGATTGAAGAAATTATGAAAAACAAGGAAAAATATCTCCCAAATGCAATATTAAGAGGATTTTTTGAAGGAGACGGTTATGTAAATACAGTAAGAAAAACAATAGTTGTAAATCAAGGAACAAATAACTACGAGAAGATTAAATTTATTGCCTCACTTCTTGACAAATTGGGAATAAGATACAGTTTCTACGAATATAATTATGAAGAAAGAGGAAAAAAACTAAAAAGATACATTATTGAGATTTTCTCAAGAGGGGATTTAATAAAGTATTCAGTTTTGGTTGGCTTTATTAGTAAAAGAAAAACCGACTTGCTGAATGAAATTATAAGACAAAAAACCTTGTATAAACTTGGAGATTATGGATTTTATGATTTAGATGATGTTTGTGTATCAGTTGAGCATTATAAAGGAAAAGTTTATGATTTAACCCTCGAAGGAAGACCATATTACTTTGCAAATGGCATTTTAACCCACAATTCTTTGTATCCTTCAATAATCATATCCTACAATATAAGTCCAGACACCTTAGATTGCGAATGCTGTAAAGATATTAGTGAAAAAATCTTAGGACATTGGTTCTGTAAGAAGAAAGAGGGATTAATTCCCAAAACTTTAAGGAATCTAATAGAAAGAAGAATCAACATTAAAAGGAGGATGAAAGAAATGGTTAAAATTGGAGAAATTAATGAAGAATACAACCTATTAGATTATGAGCAAAAGTCATTAAAGATTTTAGCTAACAGCATTTTGCCAGATGAATATTTAACAGTAATAGAGGAGGATGGTGTAAAGATAATAAAAATTGGTGATTACATAGACGATTTAATGAGAAAGCACAAAGACAAGATTAAATATGATGGGCTAAGTGAAATCCTAGAGGTTGATAATCTAAAAACCTACTCATTCAACAGAAAAACCAAAAAATGCTCAATAAATAGAGTTAAAGCTTTAATTAGGCATCCATATTCTGGAAAAGCTTACAAAATAAAACTAAGGTCTGGTAGAACAATAAAAGTAACAGAAGACCACAGCTTATTTAAATTTGAAAAAGGAAGGCCTGTATGTGTCAGAGGGGATGAGATACAGCCTGGTGATTTAATTGTAGTCCCAAGAAAGCTAAAGTTTGTTAATAAAAAGGATGTTATCATAAATATTCCAAAGAGGTTAGTTGATGCTGATGAGGAAGAACTTAAAGATTTAACCATAACAAAACATAAAGACAAGGAATTTTTAGTTAGATTGAGAAAAACACTTGAAGATATTAAAAATAATAAGTTAAAAATTATATTTGATGATTGTATTTCATATTTGGAAAACCTTGGACTAATAGACTACAGCATTATTAAGAAGATAAACAAAATTGATATAAAGATATTAGACGAGGAAAAATTCGATGCTTATAAAAAATATATTGACACTTTCGTAGAGTATGGGACGTTTAGAAAAGACAGATGTAACATCCAATACATAAGAATTAAGGATTATATACCAAATATTCCAGATAAAGAGTTTGAAGATTGTGAGATAGGAGCATATAGTGGAAAAATAAATGCTCTTTTAAAATTAGATGAAAAATTGGCTAAATTTTTAGGATACTTTGTAACAAGGGGAAGATTAAAAAAACTAAAAATTAAAGGAGAAACAGTCTATGAAATCTCAGTATATAAATCCCTACCAGAGTATCAGAAGGAAATTGCTGAAGTATTTAAAGAGGCGTTTGGGGCTGGTTCTATAGCTAAGGACAAGGTTACAATGGATAATAAAATCATCTATTTAGTATTAAAATACATATTTAAATGTGGAAATAGAGACAAAAAGCATATTCCCGAGGAGATATTTTTAGCAAATGAAAATATTATAAAAAGCTTCTTAGAAGGATTTTTAAAGGCAAAGAAAAACTCTCATAAAGGAACTACAACATTTATGGCTAAGGATGAGAAATACTTACATCAACTAATATTATTATTCAGCTTAGTTGGAATCCCTACGAGATTCACCCCAGTTAAAAATAAGGGTTATAAATTAACGTTAAATCCAAACTATACAATAGTTGAAGATTTAATGCTTGATGAAGTTAAAGAGGTCGAAGCATTTGATTACACTGGCTATGTCTATGATTTAAGTGTAGAAAAGTATGAAAACTTCTTAATTAATAACATTTATGCACATAACAGCTCTGTTTCTGAAATTGATAACATTAGGGAATTATACAATCTATTGGATTACGAGCAAAAATCTTTAAAGATTTTAGCTAACAGCATTCTACCTAACCAATGGATGCCGATAGTGGAAGACAACGATATAAAATTTGTCAAAATTGACAATTACATAAACCAATTAATGGATAGGAATAAATATAAAATTAAATTTGATGGAAATAGTGAAATCTTAGAAGTTGATAATTTAAAAGCATTTTCATTTAATAGACAAAGTAAAAAATGTGAAATAAAGAGGGTTAAGGCATTAATTAGACATAAATACTCTGGAAAAGCTTACAAAATAAAATTAAGGTCTGGAAGAGAGATAGAGGTTACAATGGGACATAGTTTATTTAAATATGAAAATGGAAAAATTGTAGAGGTTAAAGGGGAGGATGTAAAAGTTGATGACTTAATTGTAGTGCCAAAAAGTATTGTAGCTATTGAAGAAGATATAACGATAAATATTCCAAAAGTGTTAGCTAAACTTGATGATGACTCTTTAATCTTAGAAATTCCAAAAGAAAAAAGAAATGAGATTAAAAAGAAGATTAGCACAATTAAAGATAAATCTCTACGTAAATTCTATGAGTTGATATTGAAGCATTCTAAATACACAAAAAACGGTAACTATATTATTAAATTGTCAAAAGTAAAGGATATTATCGACTATATTCCAGATAAAGAATTTATCAACTTTAAAATTGGGACACGTGGGGGGAAGAGGATAAATGCAATAATAAAACTTGATGAAGATGTTGCAAAGTTTTTAGGGTACTATGTAAGTGAGGGCTATGCAAGATGTTCAAAAAACCAGAAAAATGGCTACAGTTATGAAATCTATATTGCAAATCATGATAAAGACATCTTAAAAGATATGGAAAGAGTAACAACTAAAATCTTTGATAAATGTAAGGTTTGTAAAGATAGAGTAAGAGTAATGTCAAAAATTGCATATCTGTTTGTTAATTATGTTGTCCCTTGTGGAATAAAGGCAGAAAATAAACAAATTCCAGAGATTATATTCAAAGCAAAAAAATCTATAAAATTGGCATTCCTTGAAGGGTATTTTATTGGAGATGGGGATATACATCCTTCTAAGAGATTAAGATTATCTACAAAAAGTGAGAAATTGGCATATCAGTTAATGTTTCTTTTAAACTCTTTGGGTATATCTGCAGTTAAAATAGGATTCGACAGTGGAGTTTATAGAGTTTATATAAATGAAGATTTGCCATTCATAACAACAAATCGAAAAAGAAATAAGTATTACTCTAATGTGATACCAAAAGAAATTTTAGAATATATATTTAACAAAAAGTTTCAGAACAATATGAGCATAGACAAATTCAAAGAGTTCATTAAGGACAAAGATATAAATGGTTTTGAATGGTTGTTAAATGGAGATATAACCTTTGATAGAGTTAAAGAAATTGAAGAGTTTGATTATAATGGATATGTATATGATTTAAGCGTTGAAGATAACGAAAACTTCTTAATTAATAACATTTATGCACATAATAGCGTCTATGGCTATTTAGCTTTTCCAAGGGCAAGATTTTACAGCAGAGAGTGTGCAGAGGTCGTTACATACTTAGGGAGAAAGTATATCTTAGAAACAGTTAAAGAGGCAGAAAAATTTGGATTTAAAGTTTTATACGTCGATACTGACGGTTTTTATGCAATTTGGAAAGAAAAGATTAGCAAAGAGGAGTTAATAAAAAAAGCTATGGAATTTGTTGAATACATAAACTCAAAACTCCCTGGCACTATGGAGTTGGAGTTTGAAGGCTACTTTAAGAGAGGTATCTTTGTAACTAAAAAGAGATATGCCCTAATTGATGAGAGTGGGAGGGTTACAGTTAAAGGGCTGGAGTTTGTTAGGAGAGATTGGTCTAACATAGCAAAGATAACGCAAAGAAAGGTCTTAGAGGCTTTATTGGTTGAAGGTAGTATAGAGAAAGCTAAGAAAATAATTCAAGATGTTATTAAGGATTTGAGAGAAAAGAAGATAAAAAAAGAGGATTTAATAATTTATACTCAACTAACAAAAGACCCTAAGGAGTATAAAACCACAGCCCCACATGTTGAGATAGCCAAAAAATTGATGAGAGAAGGAAAGAGAATTAAAGTTGGAGACATTATTGGCTATATAATCGTCAAAGGAACAAAATCAATAAGTGAGAGAGCCAAACTTCCAGAAGAGGTTGATATTGAGGATGTGGATGTGAATTACTATATTGATAATCAAATTTTACCTCCAGTTTTAAGGATTATGGAGGCTGTAGGAGTTTCAAAAAATGAGTTGAAGAAAGAAGGAGCTCAATTAACTTTAGATAAGTTTTTTAACTAA